A window of Campylobacter lari subsp. lari contains these coding sequences:
- the fliP gene encoding flagellar type III secretion system pore protein FliP (The bacterial flagellar biogenesis protein FliP forms a type III secretion system (T3SS)-type pore required for flagellar assembly.), with translation MRVLLVLFLSCLVLFGAEATIPTVNLSLSAPNSPQQLVTTLNIVIVLTILALAPTIVFVMTSFLRLIVVFSFLRTALGTQTMPPNTILVTLALILTFFIMEPVATKSYNEGIKPYIAEQIGYEEAFAKGVKPFKDFMLKNTREKDLALFYRIRNLENPKTIDDVPLTVLVPAFMISELKTAFEIGFLLFLPFLVIDMVVSSVLMAMGMMMLPPVMISMPFKLLIFVLVDGWNLLIQNLVKSFLT, from the coding sequence TTGAGGGTTTTACTAGTTTTATTTTTATCATGCTTAGTTCTTTTTGGTGCTGAAGCGACTATACCAACTGTAAATTTAAGCCTTAGTGCTCCAAATAGCCCTCAACAACTCGTAACAACCCTAAATATAGTCATAGTTTTAACCATACTAGCTCTTGCTCCTACCATTGTTTTTGTAATGACTTCTTTTTTAAGACTTATTGTGGTGTTTTCTTTTTTAAGAACAGCTCTTGGTACTCAAACTATGCCACCAAATACTATCTTGGTTACTTTAGCTTTGATTTTAACTTTTTTCATTATGGAGCCTGTGGCAACCAAATCATACAATGAAGGTATAAAACCCTATATCGCTGAACAAATAGGCTATGAAGAAGCTTTTGCTAAAGGTGTTAAACCCTTTAAAGATTTTATGCTAAAAAACACTAGGGAAAAGGACTTAGCGCTTTTTTATAGAATTAGAAATTTAGAAAATCCAAAAACTATAGATGATGTTCCTTTAACAGTTTTAGTGCCAGCTTTTATGATAAGCGAGCTTAAAACTGCTTTTGAAATAGGCTTTTTACTTTTCTTGCCATTTTTAGTTATAGATATGGTAGTAAGCTCGGTATTAATGGCTATGGGTATGATGATGCTCCCACCTGTTATGATTTCTATGCCTTTTAAACTTTTGATATTTGTGCTTGTAGATGGATGGAATTTACTCATACAAAATTTAGTCAAAAGCTTTTTGACTTAG
- a CDS encoding AEC family transporter, whose product MYIFSSLFSIFCLLFGGYFAKKIKILKQKQARAFLDFAIIFALPCLIFERAYHLNFDFSLIVIILLGLGCAIFSALCCVFLALCFKFSKSTLVSIFLLASFGNTLFVGIPIISGIYQDPHFLGEIILYDALATSLPVALLAPFIISLASEQKVSFLQNLKKVFTFPPFVALILGLCFKLTALPDFIFEPLRMLGASATPVALFAIGLNLGFLSIKTSYKATIIVIFGKMILTPLIFLVLLKLLNFKLNPNSIIALLESAMPTMTMVAAMIMKAKLDTNLAVSSVAFGIVFAFISLPIWVYFLS is encoded by the coding sequence ATGTATATTTTTTCTTCCTTGTTTAGTATATTTTGTTTGCTTTTTGGCGGATATTTTGCTAAAAAAATCAAAATTTTAAAACAAAAACAAGCGCGTGCTTTTTTAGATTTTGCTATTATTTTTGCTTTGCCTTGCTTGATTTTTGAGCGTGCTTATCATTTAAATTTTGATTTTTCTTTGATTGTTATTATATTGCTTGGGTTGGGCTGTGCTATTTTTTCAGCATTATGTTGTGTATTTTTAGCTCTTTGTTTTAAATTTAGCAAAAGTACTCTTGTAAGTATTTTTTTACTTGCTAGCTTTGGAAATACTTTATTTGTAGGTATACCTATCATTAGTGGAATTTATCAAGATCCTCATTTTTTGGGCGAGATTATCCTTTATGATGCGCTTGCTACTTCTTTACCTGTAGCTTTACTTGCTCCCTTTATCATCTCTTTAGCTAGTGAGCAAAAGGTAAGCTTTTTACAAAATCTCAAAAAAGTTTTTACTTTTCCACCTTTTGTTGCTTTGATTTTAGGGCTTTGTTTTAAGCTTACTGCACTTCCTGATTTTATCTTTGAACCTTTGCGTATGCTTGGAGCTAGTGCCACACCTGTAGCGCTTTTTGCCATAGGTTTAAATTTAGGCTTTTTAAGCATAAAAACTTCTTATAAAGCAACTATAATAGTTATTTTTGGTAAAATGATACTCACACCTTTAATCTTTTTAGTGCTTTTAAAGCTTTTAAATTTCAAATTAAACCCTAACTCTATCATCGCCTTGCTTGAATCAGCTATGCCTACTATGACAATGGTTGCAGCAATGATTATGAAAGCAAAACTTGATACAAATTTAGCGGTTAGCTCTGTAGCCTTTGGTATAGTTTTTGCCTTTATTTCTTTACCTATTTGGGTATATTTTCTAAGCTAA
- a CDS encoding bifunctional anthranilate synthase component I family protein/class IV aminotransferase, protein MTFAIFGKYLYDDLAFTLKAYNQKESKKLFKIIEKNKDKFYFLGYIKYEFYKYLEDKNYKSKEPFLYFFAFKKREKFIHENKNLDFYPSFLSKLNQKKYFENFNKVKEAISKGQSYQVNLTQELHLKSNLSLYESFLSLYPKQNTPYKAYIKNEFLELASFSPELFFKIKNKKIITKPMKGTIKRSNNPKEDENLKNFLKCDEKTISENVMIVDLLRNDISKLIKKHSLKCKLFKVKTYPTLHQLISKISGKLKQKNDYFKIFKALFPCGSITGAPKIETIKLIEILEQRKRGIYCGAIGLIHKNKAKFSVAIRTLEKKNDDDFLRYGVGSGLVWDSQKQDEFEELKLKSKILKPDFHLFETMYYKNHSILFFKEHLQRILNSAKFFDFDTQRLIHDFKNILDSKDKKFHFKSLQNFNNFVFNHHHFFTKSNFTQKGSKAIKLKLFKNGLYEFDFSNIQENSSKKLLMSKDIVKVNLLTHHKTSLRSLYEANSHLWKENICYDVVFFDEKGLLCEGSRTNIIINLNDEYFTPYAKNCLNGIYRQALLKYKLIKEKDITKNEFLNAKEIYAINSLRGLKRVFL, encoded by the coding sequence ATGACATTTGCTATATTTGGAAAATATCTTTATGATGATCTTGCTTTTACTCTTAAAGCTTACAACCAAAAAGAAAGTAAGAAATTATTTAAAATTATAGAAAAAAATAAAGACAAATTTTATTTTTTAGGCTATATAAAATATGAATTTTATAAATACTTAGAAGATAAAAATTACAAAAGCAAAGAGCCTTTTTTGTATTTTTTTGCTTTTAAAAAAAGAGAAAAATTTATTCATGAAAATAAAAATTTAGACTTTTATCCAAGCTTTTTATCAAAGTTAAATCAAAAAAAATATTTTGAAAATTTCAACAAAGTCAAAGAGGCTATTTCTAAAGGACAAAGTTATCAGGTTAATCTTACTCAAGAATTACATTTAAAATCAAATCTTAGTTTATATGAGAGTTTTTTAAGCCTTTATCCTAAGCAAAATACTCCTTATAAAGCTTATATTAAAAATGAATTTTTGGAGCTAGCCTCTTTTTCCCCTGAGCTTTTTTTTAAAATCAAAAATAAAAAAATCATCACAAAACCCATGAAAGGCACAATCAAACGCTCAAACAACCCAAAAGAAGATGAAAATCTAAAAAACTTTTTAAAATGCGATGAAAAAACCATTAGCGAAAATGTAATGATAGTTGATTTATTACGCAATGATATTTCAAAACTCATCAAAAAACATTCTTTAAAATGCAAACTTTTTAAGGTTAAAACCTACCCTACCTTGCACCAACTCATTTCAAAAATAAGCGGAAAATTAAAGCAAAAAAATGATTATTTTAAAATTTTTAAAGCTTTATTTCCATGTGGATCCATCACAGGCGCGCCCAAAATAGAAACCATTAAACTCATAGAAATTTTAGAGCAAAGGAAACGTGGAATTTATTGTGGAGCGATAGGTTTAATCCATAAAAACAAAGCAAAATTTAGCGTAGCCATACGCACTTTAGAGAAAAAAAATGATGATGATTTTTTAAGATATGGCGTAGGAAGTGGGCTTGTATGGGACTCGCAAAAGCAAGATGAATTTGAAGAATTGAAATTAAAAAGTAAAATTTTAAAACCTGATTTTCATTTGTTTGAAACGATGTATTATAAAAATCATTCTATCTTATTCTTTAAGGAACATTTACAAAGGATTTTAAACTCAGCTAAATTTTTTGACTTTGATACTCAAAGATTAATACATGATTTTAAAAATATACTAGATAGCAAAGATAAAAAATTCCATTTTAAATCTTTACAAAATTTTAATAATTTTGTTTTCAATCATCATCATTTTTTTACAAAAAGTAATTTTACTCAAAAAGGTTCAAAAGCTATTAAATTAAAACTTTTTAAAAATGGCCTTTATGAGTTTGATTTTAGCAATATACAAGAAAATTCAAGCAAAAAGCTACTCATGAGTAAAGACATTGTAAAAGTAAATCTTTTAACACACCATAAAACTTCTCTGCGTAGTTTATATGAAGCAAATTCTCATCTATGGAAAGAAAATATTTGCTATGATGTAGTTTTTTTTGATGAAAAAGGTTTGCTTTGTGAGGGTTCAAGAACTAATATTATTATAAATTTAAATGATGAGTATTTTACTCCTTATGCTAAAAACTGCCTCAATGGTATTTATAGGCAAGCACTTTTAAAATACAAACTCATTAAGGAAAAAGATATCACTAAAAATGAATTTTTAAATGCTAAAGAAATTTATGCCATTAATTCTTTAAGAGGTTTAAAAAGGGTGTTTTTGTGA
- a CDS encoding anthranilate synthase component II, which produces MKVLIIDNYDSFTYTIAFYLKELNIAYKIIKNDKFKNPKKLKKYDFTHLLISPGPNSPKESKLSLKAIKYFKKDKKILGICLGHQCIAHIFGGKISKLPNPTHGKVKTIKFKPNPLFKHLEQNFKICLYHSLYVSHIGKKCKILAQSEDNIIMALKHKKYDIYGIQFHPEAILSQNGKKLLKNFLAL; this is translated from the coding sequence GTGAAAGTTTTGATTATAGATAATTATGATTCTTTTACTTATACCATAGCATTTTATTTAAAAGAATTAAATATTGCTTATAAAATTATAAAAAACGATAAATTTAAAAACCCCAAAAAGCTTAAAAAATATGATTTTACCCATCTTTTAATCTCCCCAGGACCAAATTCTCCAAAAGAATCAAAACTAAGCTTAAAAGCTATAAAATACTTTAAAAAAGATAAAAAAATACTTGGAATTTGTCTAGGGCACCAATGTATAGCTCATATTTTTGGTGGTAAGATTTCTAAACTTCCCAACCCAACTCATGGCAAGGTAAAAACTATAAAATTTAAACCAAATCCGCTTTTTAAACATCTTGAGCAAAATTTTAAAATTTGTTTATATCACTCTCTTTATGTGAGCCATATAGGTAAAAAATGCAAAATACTAGCTCAAAGTGAAGATAATATCATCATGGCTTTAAAGCATAAAAAATACGACATTTATGGAATTCAATTTCATCCTGAAGCCATACTTAGTCAAAATGGTAAAAAGCTACTTAAAAATTTTCTTGCTTTATAA
- a CDS encoding TolC family protein: MKILYLLFLPLFLLANNLKEFIDLSLNNENYLQKQLQFSKSILEQESVQNAYLPSLYLGVSYLGSNKDRFIIEPQESLMSTLSLKFLLFDGGNREAKIASMQSLKQLAHLEKENMANYMALSASVLYFNYLSLESIIASDKQKEITLQNQLKRLENFYQAGLASQSELESIRAKFELSSYELAQNELKLYELKNEIYNLSKTHFMPSFQNILQEPSAEKNKSYEIALMQEKLNLENLKIDSARAELFPKIFLQNSFSFYDMNYNPKLPYELKSISESFLKEHGQSNRFILAFEWKIFDFGANQKALEAQKYTSKITQLELEKTKRKVDIELDNLLQEIEISKVKIKALNASFKAANLAFEAIEKKYTAGLCSYVEYLNALELKYKSQSQLELAKNEYEITKARYYFTAGIDIKTKVLE, translated from the coding sequence ATGAAAATTTTATATTTACTTTTCTTGCCCTTATTTTTACTAGCTAACAATCTTAAAGAATTTATAGATTTAAGTTTAAACAATGAAAATTACTTACAAAAACAACTCCAATTTTCAAAAAGTATTTTAGAACAAGAAAGCGTACAAAATGCTTATTTGCCAAGCTTATATTTAGGTGTTTCTTATCTTGGCTCAAACAAAGATCGCTTTATCATAGAACCCCAAGAAAGTCTAATGAGTACTCTTTCACTTAAATTTTTACTTTTTGATGGGGGCAATAGAGAAGCAAAAATCGCTAGTATGCAAAGTCTAAAACAACTTGCTCATCTTGAAAAAGAAAACATGGCAAACTATATGGCGCTTAGTGCTAGTGTTTTGTATTTTAATTATCTTAGTTTAGAAAGTATTATAGCAAGTGATAAACAAAAAGAAATCACTCTACAAAATCAACTCAAGCGCTTAGAAAATTTTTACCAAGCTGGACTTGCTAGCCAAAGTGAACTTGAGAGCATAAGAGCAAAATTTGAGTTAAGTTCTTATGAATTAGCTCAAAATGAATTAAAACTATATGAATTAAAAAATGAAATTTATAATCTTAGTAAAACGCATTTTATGCCTTCTTTTCAGAATATTTTACAAGAACCAAGTGCAGAAAAAAACAAAAGCTATGAAATAGCCCTTATGCAAGAAAAATTGAATTTAGAAAATTTAAAAATAGACTCTGCTAGAGCTGAGTTGTTTCCAAAAATATTTTTACAAAATAGTTTTAGTTTTTATGATATGAACTATAATCCTAAATTACCGTATGAGCTAAAATCAATAAGCGAAAGCTTTTTAAAAGAACATGGGCAAAGCAATCGTTTTATTTTAGCTTTTGAGTGGAAAATTTTTGATTTTGGTGCTAATCAAAAAGCCCTAGAAGCTCAAAAATATACAAGCAAAATCACTCAATTAGAACTTGAAAAAACCAAAAGAAAAGTAGATATAGAACTAGATAATCTTTTACAAGAAATTGAAATTTCTAAAGTTAAAATAAAAGCATTAAATGCAAGTTTTAAAGCAGCTAATTTAGCTTTTGAGGCTATTGAGAAAAAATACACCGCAGGGCTTTGCTCATATGTAGAATACCTAAATGCATTAGAATTAAAATACAAAAGTCAAAGTCAGCTTGAACTAGCTAAAAATGAATATGAAATCACAAAAGCAAGGTATTATTTTACAGCTGGAATTGATATAAAAACAAAGGTTTTAGAATGA
- a CDS encoding efflux RND transporter periplasmic adaptor subunit, with protein sequence MKLVFLILFSLLTLKAEEIYASFDVLAQNQSKLSLQSAGIVKTIYVNVNDKVKKDQVLLKLEDSSEQIALKLAQNEYKLATLALEHAKSSLEKFKKVQEVIDKQSYENVLFEFQKAQSLQQKAFLNIQHYKDLIDKKTLKAPYDGIISNKYIDIGDGARGISHVLFEFFSYPKVKLLLSFDEKFKDKVKINDIFIYKIDSNEKEYQGKITLIYPSIDIKTRKIYAEVEALNFTPGSFGEGKIITKD encoded by the coding sequence ATGAAATTAGTATTTTTAATTTTATTTTCTTTACTCACTTTAAAAGCTGAAGAAATTTATGCTAGTTTTGATGTGCTTGCACAAAATCAATCAAAATTATCCTTGCAAAGTGCTGGTATAGTTAAAACAATTTATGTGAATGTTAATGACAAGGTGAAAAAAGATCAAGTTTTACTTAAACTTGAAGATTCTAGTGAGCAAATAGCCTTAAAATTAGCACAAAATGAATACAAACTTGCCACTCTTGCATTAGAACATGCTAAAAGTTCTTTAGAAAAATTTAAAAAGGTGCAAGAAGTTATAGATAAGCAAAGCTATGAAAATGTTTTATTTGAGTTTCAAAAAGCTCAAAGCTTGCAACAAAAAGCCTTTTTAAATATACAACATTATAAAGACTTAATCGATAAAAAAACTCTAAAAGCACCTTATGATGGGATTATTTCTAACAAATATATCGACATAGGCGATGGAGCTAGGGGAATTTCTCATGTTTTATTTGAATTTTTTTCTTATCCAAAAGTAAAATTGCTTTTAAGTTTTGATGAAAAATTTAAAGATAAGGTAAAAATCAATGATATTTTTATTTATAAAATAGATTCAAATGAAAAAGAATATCAAGGCAAAATCACACTTATTTATCCAAGTATAGACATAAAAACACGAAAAATTTATGCAGAAGTTGAGGCCTTAAACTTTACTCCAGGTTCTTTTGGAGAAGGAAAAATCATCACCAAGGATTAA
- a CDS encoding efflux RND transporter permease subunit — MYRFAINNPIAVLMFFIALVIFGTFSIFSMPINLYPKVDIPLIKITTTANGDLKFIESKITKEIENAISDVQGIKNINSTSYNNFSISVIEFELGKNLEVAANDIRDKLNTINLPAKPTLEKISPDAGSVVSLFLSSKDHLKLMRKIDNDIKPFLQKISGVGTINDIAFLKPQVQIKLLPNALQKYHINALDVAKIIQSHNFKQYLGEFENSKDNFTIKGYFEAQNLKELENIRIFSGIFLKDIADISYGLEDQKQFAMLDTKDGVLLELNKISGYNSLKVIENIKNSLKTLQTIAGNEIEIKIVYDKSQNILKHINQVIFDMVFGVILTLLIVYVFLRNISATILAFIVLPTSIISSFFLINLLGYDINRLTIIALTLSIGIFIDDAIVIIESIAKKAKTLPPLQASFEGIKEIGFSVLSISAVLLCVFIPIAYMNSVPGLFFNVLATSVASGVIISYLVSVFLIPTLSARFLNTNESTFYKKSEFLFIKLDLFYEKLLYKVLANKIKFILSTLVIIILCFSLAPKIGLDFLPIEEDSEIQVLLESKNDLSLEAMKEKSLKVYENIKQDPSVAYAYLLIGYNDAKEIKKAKIYVKLKPLNERKFRQPKLISLFQEKLNSYEDLKIKVLELLKIEGAGIEDPVQIQILGDDLKSIKEAIDRMKEVFSKHEGFVAIDDNEGDLKEEIAISINREKAAKLGINPQELAYVLAYSFGNLSVGNMDYKNFKDEIILSFDEAFKQNPTSLELIELKNHNNESIKLASIANFSYKKDLSLINRHNKTTSIKLTSSIENISLGEVRKIFESNLAYILGKNNLSFAYSGFLDFLDDTISGFLFSISLGMILIYLILASLYSSLILPLIIMISMPLAFGGACFGIFITGNHFSLFVLVAIILLFGMVGKNAILLVDVANKKCDEGIEVEKALIYAGKSRLRAILMTTFAMIFSMLPLALSKGSGFEGNSPMAIAIIFGLISSTLLTLLVVPALFKFAYNLDMKIKKIYQRDKI; from the coding sequence TTGTATCGTTTTGCTATTAATAATCCTATTGCTGTTTTGATGTTTTTTATCGCTTTGGTGATTTTTGGTACTTTTTCTATTTTTAGTATGCCTATTAATCTTTATCCAAAAGTAGATATTCCTTTGATTAAAATTACCACAACCGCCAATGGAGATTTAAAATTTATAGAATCTAAAATAACCAAAGAAATAGAAAACGCAATTTCAGATGTACAAGGGATAAAAAATATCAACTCTACAAGTTATAATAATTTTTCTATTTCTGTTATTGAATTTGAATTAGGAAAAAACTTAGAAGTAGCTGCAAATGATATTAGAGATAAACTTAATACTATTAATCTTCCAGCAAAGCCAACCTTAGAAAAAATATCCCCTGATGCGGGATCTGTTGTATCATTATTTTTAAGTTCTAAAGATCATTTAAAACTTATGCGTAAGATTGACAATGATATAAAACCATTTTTACAGAAAATTTCAGGAGTTGGGACGATCAATGATATAGCCTTTTTAAAACCACAAGTTCAAATCAAACTCTTGCCTAATGCTTTGCAAAAATACCACATTAATGCACTTGATGTAGCTAAAATCATCCAAAGCCATAATTTTAAACAATATCTAGGTGAATTTGAAAATTCAAAAGATAATTTTACTATCAAAGGATATTTTGAAGCACAAAATTTAAAAGAGTTAGAAAATATACGCATTTTTAGTGGAATATTTTTAAAAGATATAGCAGATATTAGCTATGGCTTAGAAGATCAAAAGCAGTTTGCAATGCTTGATACAAAAGATGGGGTATTGCTTGAACTTAATAAAATTTCTGGTTATAACTCCTTAAAAGTTATAGAAAATATCAAAAATTCTTTAAAAACATTGCAAACAATAGCAGGCAATGAGATAGAAATTAAAATAGTTTATGATAAAAGCCAAAATATCTTAAAACATATCAATCAAGTTATTTTTGATATGGTTTTTGGAGTGATTTTGACACTTTTAATAGTGTATGTATTTTTAAGAAATATCAGTGCGACTATTTTAGCTTTTATTGTTTTACCAACTTCGATTATTTCTAGTTTTTTTCTCATTAATCTTTTAGGTTATGATATTAATCGCTTAACCATTATAGCTCTTACTTTAAGTATAGGAATTTTTATAGATGATGCTATAGTCATCATTGAAAGTATAGCCAAAAAAGCAAAAACACTCCCTCCTTTGCAAGCTTCGTTTGAAGGGATCAAAGAAATAGGCTTTAGCGTTTTAAGCATTAGTGCGGTTTTATTGTGTGTGTTTATACCTATTGCTTATATGAATTCAGTTCCTGGTTTATTTTTTAATGTATTAGCTACTAGTGTTGCTTCTGGTGTAATTATAAGCTATCTTGTAAGTGTATTTTTAATACCTACCTTAAGTGCTAGATTTTTAAATACTAACGAAAGTACATTTTATAAAAAAAGTGAATTTTTATTTATCAAACTTGACTTATTTTACGAAAAACTACTTTATAAAGTTTTAGCTAATAAAATTAAATTTATCCTATCAACACTTGTTATAATTATTTTATGTTTTTCTTTAGCTCCTAAAATAGGCTTGGATTTTCTACCTATAGAAGAAGATAGTGAAATACAAGTTTTACTAGAAAGCAAAAACGACTTATCTTTAGAAGCTATGAAAGAAAAAAGTTTAAAAGTATATGAAAATATAAAGCAAGATCCAAGTGTTGCTTATGCATATTTACTTATAGGATATAATGACGCAAAGGAAATTAAAAAAGCGAAAATTTATGTGAAATTAAAACCTTTAAATGAAAGAAAATTCAGACAGCCTAAGCTTATTAGCCTTTTTCAAGAAAAATTAAACTCCTATGAAGACTTAAAAATAAAAGTTTTAGAACTCCTTAAAATAGAAGGAGCAGGCATTGAAGATCCGGTTCAAATTCAAATTTTAGGTGATGATTTAAAGTCAATAAAAGAAGCTATTGATAGAATGAAAGAAGTATTTTCAAAACATGAAGGCTTTGTTGCTATAGATGATAATGAAGGGGATTTAAAAGAAGAAATTGCTATTAGTATTAATAGGGAAAAAGCTGCCAAACTTGGTATTAACCCTCAAGAGCTTGCTTATGTCTTGGCTTATTCCTTTGGAAATTTAAGCGTTGGAAATATGGATTATAAAAATTTTAAAGATGAAATTATCCTTAGCTTTGATGAAGCTTTTAAACAAAATCCAACCAGTTTAGAGCTAATAGAACTTAAAAATCACAACAATGAAAGTATAAAACTTGCTAGCATTGCTAACTTTTCTTACAAAAAAGATCTTTCCTTAATTAACAGGCACAATAAAACTACTAGCATAAAACTCACTTCAAGCATAGAAAACATTTCTCTAGGTGAAGTAAGAAAAATTTTTGAGTCCAATTTAGCTTATATTTTAGGAAAAAATAACCTATCTTTTGCTTATTCTGGCTTTTTGGACTTTTTAGATGATACCATTAGTGGATTTTTGTTTTCTATATCTTTGGGAATGATTTTGATTTATCTAATCCTTGCTTCTTTGTATTCAAGTTTAATACTTCCTTTAATCATCATGATAAGCATGCCTTTGGCTTTTGGTGGAGCTTGTTTTGGAATTTTTATCACAGGAAATCACTTTTCTTTATTTGTGCTTGTAGCTATTATTTTGCTTTTTGGAATGGTGGGAAAAAATGCTATATTATTAGTGGATGTAGCTAATAAAAAATGCGATGAAGGTATAGAAGTAGAAAAAGCACTAATTTATGCAGGAAAAAGTCGTTTAAGAGCCATTTTAATGACAACTTTTGCGATGATTTTTTCCATGCTTCCGCTAGCACTTTCAAAAGGTTCTGGCTTTGAAGGAAATTCCCCTATGGCCATTGCTATTATATTTGGTCTTATTAGCTCAACCTTACTTACACTTTTAGTAGTGCCAGCTTTATTTAAATTTGCTTATAATTTAGATATGAAAATTAAAAAAATCTACCAAAGAGATAAAATTTAA